In Endozoicomonas sp. GU-1, one DNA window encodes the following:
- a CDS encoding Asd/ArgC dimerization domain-containing protein has product MNRTYNIAIYAADTLAGETLVRQLEESLLDGKPLPVMSLYPLVESAQASGSVEFHGETLEFIPADEADFSATDFLVMPAGCQRNAQLMTQAVESGCVIIDAAKGAASQGYTVPVMVDLNRHFIEEAIDNRYFAVPGSAVACLLPLLQKLHQRFTLSRINLVVMQPVAALGKKGVDTLRKQTIELLNGKPAEQGDFSARLAYNLIPEVDAEEGEKIGNEADMRNELLVALGEELDIRVTCITAPVFFGDSYVVDLDTVQPVDFQEIQSLLSELPEIVAADGPGMPTLEDAAGSDQLHIGKLRQQSDYATDLSFWMVADSFKRSAVHAVELIGLLIKDFAK; this is encoded by the coding sequence ATGAACCGAACATACAATATTGCTATTTACGCTGCCGACACACTGGCTGGTGAAACTCTGGTTCGGCAACTGGAAGAATCACTGTTGGATGGTAAGCCGCTACCGGTAATGAGCCTTTATCCGCTTGTGGAGTCTGCACAGGCTTCAGGTTCCGTTGAGTTTCATGGCGAAACACTGGAATTTATTCCCGCTGATGAAGCCGACTTTTCCGCCACTGATTTTCTGGTGATGCCCGCCGGGTGTCAGCGAAATGCCCAGTTGATGACCCAGGCCGTTGAGAGCGGCTGTGTTATTATTGATGCGGCAAAGGGGGCTGCATCCCAGGGTTATACCGTGCCGGTGATGGTTGACTTAAACAGGCATTTTATCGAAGAGGCAATAGATAACCGTTACTTTGCCGTACCCGGATCTGCTGTTGCCTGCTTACTTCCTCTGCTGCAAAAGCTGCACCAGCGGTTTACTCTCAGCCGTATCAATCTGGTGGTTATGCAGCCAGTGGCGGCTCTTGGTAAAAAGGGTGTCGATACCCTGCGTAAGCAAACCATTGAGCTGCTGAACGGCAAGCCAGCAGAGCAGGGTGATTTTTCCGCTCGCCTGGCCTACAACCTGATTCCGGAAGTTGATGCCGAAGAGGGTGAGAAAATCGGCAATGAAGCCGATATGCGCAATGAGCTGCTAGTGGCTTTGGGAGAGGAGTTGGACATCCGTGTGACCTGCATCACAGCCCCGGTATTTTTCGGTGACAGTTATGTTGTTGATCTGGATACTGTCCAACCGGTTGATTTTCAGGAAATACAGTCTTTACTATCAGAACTCCCTGAAATAGTAGCGGCTGATGGCCCTGGCATGCCTACCCTTGAAGACGCTGCGGGAAGCGATCAGCTGCATATTGGCAAACTCCGGCAGCAATCAGATTATGCAACCGACTTGAGTTTCTGGATGGTGGCCGATAGCTTCAAGAGAAGTGCTGTTCATGCTGTTGAATTAATTGGGTTATTGATCAAAGACTTTGCTAAGTGA
- a CDS encoding PaaI family thioesterase, with product MLTEQQLTDFASNFVKVIPHCLHLNMSLVKADRNGIELEMPYDNRLIGNPETGVIHSGAITTLMDSCCGISVYTRMEQLEACPTLDLRIDHMTTAQPGKPVRAFAEAYHITRSMVFTRGFAYQEHRDQPIAHAVGTFMRIGQHSMKPVQEHMQ from the coding sequence ATGTTAACGGAACAACAGCTAACAGACTTTGCCAGCAATTTTGTCAAAGTTATTCCCCACTGCCTGCATCTGAATATGTCATTGGTCAAAGCGGATCGTAACGGCATTGAACTGGAAATGCCCTACGACAACCGACTGATAGGGAACCCGGAAACCGGCGTCATTCACTCTGGCGCCATTACCACCCTGATGGACTCCTGTTGCGGCATTTCCGTGTATACCCGTATGGAGCAGCTGGAAGCCTGCCCGACACTGGATCTGCGTATTGACCATATGACCACCGCTCAGCCCGGTAAGCCGGTCCGGGCATTTGCCGAGGCTTATCATATAACCCGTTCCATGGTCTTTACCCGCGGTTTTGCCTACCAGGAACACCGTGATCAACCCATTGCCCATGCCGTAGGCACCTTTATGCGAATAGGACAACACTCCATGAAGCCAGTGCAGGAGCATATGCAATGA
- the asd gene encoding aspartate-semialdehyde dehydrogenase, giving the protein MKKVGFVGWRGMVGSVLMERMQKENDFARLQGKGVEPVFFTTSQLGQPGPDVGVPVGDLQNAHDIDALREMDAIISCQGGDYTGKVFQPLRDSGWQGYWIDAASSLRMNDDAVIILDPVNRAVIDRALNDGVKNFIGGNCTVSLMLMAIGGLFQHNAVEWVSAMTYQAASGAGARNMRELISQMGSIQSNVAAELADPASAILDIDRKTSSLLRSADLPQSEFGVPLAGSLIPYIDKELDNGQSREEWKAQSETNKILGLQAAPVPVDGICVRIGAMRCHSQALTIKLRNDIPMADIDAMIAGANDWVSVVPNHREETMHQLTPAAVTGRLDIPVGRLRKLNMGPDYLTAFTVGDQLLWGAAEPLRRMLTILL; this is encoded by the coding sequence ATGAAAAAAGTAGGTTTTGTTGGCTGGCGAGGCATGGTGGGCTCCGTATTAATGGAGCGTATGCAGAAAGAAAACGACTTTGCCCGTTTACAGGGCAAGGGTGTCGAGCCGGTCTTCTTCACCACCTCGCAACTGGGTCAGCCCGGACCTGATGTTGGTGTGCCTGTGGGCGACCTTCAGAATGCCCATGATATAGACGCTCTCAGAGAAATGGACGCTATTATTTCCTGCCAGGGTGGTGATTATACCGGCAAAGTTTTCCAGCCATTGCGTGACAGTGGCTGGCAGGGATACTGGATTGATGCCGCTTCCTCCCTGCGGATGAACGACGATGCTGTGATTATTCTTGATCCCGTCAACCGTGCTGTGATTGACCGTGCGCTGAATGATGGTGTTAAAAATTTTATCGGTGGTAACTGCACCGTTTCCCTGATGTTGATGGCCATCGGCGGGCTCTTTCAGCACAATGCCGTGGAGTGGGTCAGTGCCATGACCTATCAGGCCGCCAGTGGTGCCGGTGCCAGAAATATGCGTGAGCTGATCAGCCAGATGGGCTCTATCCAGAGCAACGTTGCTGCCGAGCTGGCTGACCCGGCCAGTGCGATTCTGGATATTGATCGTAAGACCTCTTCCTTATTAAGAAGCGCTGATCTTCCGCAAAGTGAGTTTGGTGTGCCACTGGCAGGCAGCCTGATTCCTTACATTGATAAAGAGCTGGATAATGGCCAGAGCCGCGAAGAGTGGAAGGCTCAGTCTGAGACCAACAAGATTCTCGGGCTCCAGGCTGCACCGGTTCCTGTGGATGGTATCTGTGTTCGCATTGGAGCCATGCGCTGTCACAGTCAGGCATTGACCATCAAGCTGCGTAACGATATTCCGATGGCGGATATTGACGCGATGATTGCCGGTGCCAATGACTGGGTATCCGTGGTTCCAAACCACCGGGAAGAGACCATGCATCAGTTGACACCCGCAGCGGTCACCGGCCGTCTGGATATTCCGGTGGGCCGCCTGCGCAAATTGAATATGGGACCTGACTATCTGACGGCATTTACTGTGGGTGATCAGCTGTTGTGGGGAGCGGCAGAGCCACTGCGTCGTATGTTGACCATATTGCTCTGA